Part of the Sphingomonadaceae bacterium OTU29LAMAA1 genome, ACGCGCCGCGCACCCGGTGCCAACGGCATGAAATAGACGAACCGGCCTGTTTCCGGATGCTGATGCGCCATGATGTGGTTCAGTTGAACGCGTTCGTAATAGTCGAACCAGCTCGCATCCGGTTGCCAGCCGTACAGGTAGCGCGTCAGCTTCATCATGTTGTAGCTGTTGCACGCCTCGCATGTGGCCTCGGTGACCCGGGCGGACAGCATGTCGGGCTGTCCGAAGTGCTCGCGTTCCGAATTGCCGCCGATGACGTAGCTGTGATGGTGCGCGACCCGATCGTGAAAGAAACGTGCCGCTGTCGCATGTGCGGGTTTTCCGGTCAGCTCGTGCAGGCGGGCAAGCCCGATGACCTTCGGAATCTGGGTGTTGGCGTGAAGACCGGAAAGCCGGTCCTGCTGCACTGTCAGCGGATCGAGCACCGCCTTGTGACGGATTTTCTCGGCCATACGGAGCCATCGCCGGTCGCCGGTCAGCGCATAGGTTTCCGCATAGGTTTCGTTCAGACCGCCATGCTCGGCCGCCAGTACACGTTGCATCTGCTCGTCGGTCAGCGGTTCGAGGACGCTCGCCAGATACCCTGCGATCCCCAGCATGATCGGCATGGCCCGCGGATTGTTGGCAAGTATGTGGGCATCGAGCAGGCCGGCGTGGACCTTATGCCATGTATAGAGCGGCACCCAACCGCCGTTCAGGTCGAACCCGCCGGAGCGGATATCACCGCGCCGCAACTCATCGAAAACGATCTTGCCGTCCACGACCTTGCCGTCGCGCTCGACGGTGGTGCCGCCGCAATAGCCATCGCCGTGCGTGGTCTGGATTCGCGCCATCTCCGCCAGCGCATGATCGAGCCGCGCAGACAGCTGCCGGTCGCCGGTGTTGGCGATGACGAGTGCGCATGCCGACAGCCAGTGACCCATCATGTGGCCTGCGATCCCCATCGCCTCCCAGCCGCCATACACCGGCTTGGGCGCGGGCAGCCCGGCGGAGACGTAGAAGTTATGCAACAGGCGTTCGGGATCGAGTTCGAGCAAGTAGCGACGATTGGCCTCGAACGCGTCGGCGAAAAGGGACGGTTTCAACCGGACGAAGCGTGCCGGCACCGGCTTCACGCTCTGGCGGACCTGCCCGGCAAACGCCGCGCCGCCGATCGGCATGATGGCGACCGCGCTGACGCCGGCTAGCAGGAAACGACGGGATACGAGCATGAAGATGTCTCCTGGACAATTCGATGACACGGCGTGCGACCGTGACGGGTAACAGCAGCCGTCACGACCGTCCGGCCCGTTAGAACCGGAAGCGAACACCGGCCGACAAAAGGCTCGCCTCCCACCGCACGTCACGCGGGTAACGCGAGTCCTTGACGTAGCTATGATAGAGCGTGCGCAACAGGTTGGTGGCGTCCACCGTCAGCGTGATGTTATCGTTGAGGTTGTAGCTCGCGGAAAGATCAAGCCTGTCTGCCTTGTCCGAATAGAGGTAGTGAACACGCCGGGGTCGCCGAAGGTGTCGACGTTGGCGTCACGGTAATTGTACGCCACGCGGATGCTCATCGGCGCGAGCTCGTAAAGGCCGATCATGTCGAAACTGTACTTCGACACTCCGGGCAGCGTATTGCGGCACGTTGGAAGATTGGTGGCGGCGGGGACGATCTTCTCGCCGTCAATTCCGGAACATTGGCTTCGCCAACCCCCTGTCATTCCAGGTATTCGGATTCCATTGTCTGGTTACCTTCAAGCGGATGCACCCGAAAGTACGCCTGACGCCAATCCGCAAGGCAATGCTGCTTTCACGATATTAATTCCTCCCCACCCGTCAGTTTTGTAAGCCACGGGCAGACATCATGATACAATGTCAGACTAAAATATATCAAGCCAATAGTTTAAGCGTCACAGTTCTAAATTTACAGCTTATTAACAGTGGGATAGATCATTTTATAACTCGTTTCATTTCCTTGAATACGCAGTTTTTCAGTTGGTTCATCGGCGATAGTTCGCCGCGGTAGTGAATCGTTCTTGTCCGACAACAGGATATTGTTGGAGCCAGGAATTGCGCTCGACCGCAGGGCCAGAAGTCTTTGCCCACGGGGCGCCGCCTCAGGGGCTCGGCGAGGCGATCATCTCGGGTGAGTATATTCCGGGAAAATACTGCCGACGGATTTGACGGCGTCAGAGAGGATGGGCGTCTATCGGGAAGCTGTGCAGGCCCTGATCGCCAAGGGCCTTGTCGAGAGCCGGACGAAGACGGGTGCCCGCGTACTGCCACGACATAGATGGAACATGCTCGACCCGGACGTGCTGGAGTGGGCCTTCGCGGATACGCCCGATATGCAACTGCTGCGCAGCCTCTTCGACCTTCGGTCCGCTATCGAACCTTATGCCGCCCGGCTGGCGGCGAAGCGACGGGATGACGACGATCTGCGGACGATACACGACGCGCTGGAAATGATGGCTGACGAGACATTGGCGACCAGAGCCGGACAGGCGGCCGACCGGGCCTTTCACGCTGCCATCATCTTCGCCACCCGGAATGACGCGCCAACCTCGCTAAGCTCAGGCATCACCGCGGGAGTGGAATGGACGACCCGACTGAGACAGCGTGACCGCGCCCTGCCGCGCGACCCCATTCCCGATCATCGTCGTGTCTATGACGCGATCCACGCTGGCGACCCCGATGAAGCGGCGGCGGCAATGAGTTCGCTGGTCACCCTGGCGCTCGACGATACCTGGTTCGGATTGGGCGAGGCGCTCGTGTAATTCGCCGCGTCGTACAACCTCCGGTGTCGTGCCCGTCCGTGTGCGGAAGGCGTGCAGGCAAGAATGGGCACACCGAAGCCGAGAAAAAGCGGTTCAGTCGGAGCAGCATCGCCCGTTCATGGATTGCCGGGCAAGCGCCTCACACGTCGCGTTCAACGGTGCCGGCAGTCCGTGCTCTCCGCTTCGATGCGCCGCCGGAACGTGCGCGTGCCGGCGCCCAGTGTCCGGCGGTCGCATCCATGTTGACCACGCCGCCACGCAGGGTCTCCGGCAACGCAGGCTGAAGCAGGTCTACGGGGCGCACTCGGCATCGCCGAGTTGCAGCGCCTGAAGCTGCTTGCGGAAGAGGACCGCCAGCTCAGACAGCTGGTCGCTGACCTGTGCCCGATACCCGCGTCCTGTCCACTGGCAAACGAAGACAGGAGCGCGGCGGAACCGAGCAAGATCGGGGAACCTGACGATGATATCTCCGTCGATCAGAACTGGTGGCGCATGCCGAGGACGACATTGCGGCCACGCAGCGGCGACTGATTCTTGACGAATGACGTGTGTGCAAACGCGAGCTGGTTGGTCAGGTTGGCCCCGCGGAGATAGAACTCCACGCTTCTGCCCAATCCCGTATCGAAACGGTAGGCAAACGTAGCGTTGAGATTGTCGTATCCTGCGGTCCGCGTTTCGTACGAGGCGAAGCGGTTCTGTGCGAACGTCCGGCTATAATCGACATCGGCCGTAATCGGACCTTCGGTTAGTGCATAGCGCACACCCAGGCGTCCGGGTGGAAGACGCGGAAGGTTGTCGTTCGTGCTTTTCAGATCGGCGTCGACATAATCGCCATACACCGTCACTTGTGATCGTGCATCCAGCCGGTAGCTGATCTGTCCGTCGACGCCCAGAAAACGCACATCCGCCGGCGTGTACGCCAGCAGGATCGCTCCGGGTTCCGAACTCAGGAACCGCGCAAAGATGTAGTTGTCGATATTCTTGTAGTACAGGCCAACGTCAAACTCGATCGTTCCGCCCTTCTTGCCAAAATTCGCGTCGATCGACTTTGCAGTTTCGAGGATGTTTGAAACAGGTCGCGGAAGGTCCCTGAGGAATTCCGTTCGCGCGAGCCCGATCTCATAGCTGCTCGTCGCCAGATTGTTATTCCTCGCATAGAGCTCACGCACGCCGGGAGCGCGTTGTGATCGACCAAGCGATACTCCAGCGAAAAATCCATCCGACATATTGGCTGTCACACTGAGCGACATTGAAAACGGCGACACGTCGGATTCAGGAAAATTTAATTCAAAAGATCTGGCAAATACCGCTTTCGCCTTAGTCAACTCTTCAGGCGTGAGTTTTGCTATGAAGGAAGCGGGCAGCAGTTCCTCATACGGCCTGTGTACGACATTGATCGTTCTCCAGTCCTTCCGCGCGGCAATCGCAAAATCCACGACGCCTATCGACCTTCGCTCCGTCAGGAATACGCCGAGGTCGTCAGTTCTGAATTTCTCCTGATTGTCGCGGATGTTGGGGCGGCTGCTACCAATGCCGCCGAACAATCCGCTGGTGTACTGGACGCCTAGCGTACCGGTAAAGCCCAGCACGGGTTGATGCGTCGCCTCCACGCGCCCGTCATAAACCTTGTTCGTGTAGATCGCGAAAACGAGCCGCCCGTCGAGTTCGCGATGTGCATAGTCGGTGTAGGAAAAGCGCATGCGAAGATGATCCAGCCCGGGAACGAGGCTGTCATAGTCGCCGCGAATGTCGACGCGATCGCTGCGCAGGTCGATGGTGGCCGGTAGCGTATCGTCGAGCCCCCTGAACGGATGAGTGATCGAGCCGTGGATCGCGCAATGGAGCCTGATGGCGTGGGTGTGGCACGCCCCGTTGGCATGGCTATGTCCCGGCAGGCCATAACTGTTCGTCTGGCGCGTATAGGCCGCTCCCAGATACCCCTTTGACGTGATCCACGAGGCCCCGGCACTGTAGCTTGCACTGTCCGCAAAGGAATCGCGGAGCTTGTCGCTGCCGTAGGCGTCGGGAACGTCATAGTCCTCGCTGGATCTGCTCGAACCCTCGACATGCACGGCGAACGCGCCGATGCCTGCGGTGACCCGGCCCACGACGGTCTTCTCCTGATCCCCGGTGCCGTGACGGACCTCGGTTGCGCCGCTCAGGCCGCCGGCGGGGATCGACTTTGGCACCTTGCCGTCGATGAGATTGATCGCGCCATTCATCGCGTTACCGCCGTAGCGGACGGCGGCCGGGCCGCGCTGTATCTCGATCGCGTCGAGCAGCAGTGGATCAGTAGCGATTGCGTGATCGGGCGATACGGATGCAGCATCGAAGACGTTCGCGCCATCGCTCAGAATTTCGATCCGGGGCAGCGTCTGACCGCGAATGACCGGACGCGACGCTCCCCCGCCAAAATTGTCGAGGTGAATGCCGGGTAGTCCCGCCAGCGTTTCGCCAAGTCCGCCCCGGCGGCGGTGCGCGAGTTCGTCGCCTGCCAGCACGGTGATCGGAAGCGCCACCTGCCCATCGTCGGCGAGCGAGCGCCCGGTCACGACGATGTCGCCGGCGCGGGGCGTTACCGCCTTTCCATCCGCTGCTATCGATGGCCCCTGTGCCACCAGCGACGACCACGGAAGGATGCATGTTCCGGCGAAAAGTACCGCTCGCACATACCTGATATTCGATACGTTCATTGTTGATGCCCCGCATTTAACGGACCATCTCGTAATGTGATAACATAACATATGTCAATTGTGTCAGGCGCTGCTTGACTGACATACCTCCCGAAACCGCCGGACAGCTTTCCACTAAAATCTCGCCGCACGTACGGCGGCAACTGCCGGGTTGGTTCTCTCGTGAGGGGCAGCGATGGGTGGTCGCCCGTGATCGAGCGCTCGCTTCGAGCGCCCGATCACCATGCGACCGAAGCCGTGGAACATCGCCGTCGTGACCACGAGCCCGGTCGACAGCGCCGGTCCGATCGGCAGAGACAATGCGCCTAGAACCGACGTGGCTGGTCGTGACCAATCGTGTCGCAACGTCCGCGGAAGCCGTAGTTGGACGAGCCCTGCACGGTTATCCGCCCACTGCGGCGATCGATGACGATCCTCGGCTTATTCAGTCCATTCAGCCGATAGGTCGCGCGTATCTCATCAGGGCCGACCGAGACGTTCGATAGGTCCCACCACCCATTGTTCCCCCGCGAATTGATCGGCGGGATCAGCGACTTTGGCAGTCTGATCCGGCCGCCGCCATCCCAGGTCTGCACCATCAGCGAGGCATCGAACCTCTCAGGCCGAGATTCCGTGTAGCTGCCATACTCGTAGCGATCTCGCCTCGCATTCCAGGCCCACGTCGTGTCGGTTGCGACGCCGTCGTGCGTTCCGTCTCCGAAGCAGACCAAGCCGAGGCCGACAGGTCTGCCGCCAACGACTATTCCCGGACCACTGGGGAGCGTGGAAGGACGTTCACCCTCAGGTTGGTATGGCGGACGTGGATAGCTTGGTTCGGGCACATAGCCTGGCCGAGGCCGGACGCCGGCATCGGGGCGCGGCCGCATGCTTGCGGGCTGACGGCAGTCGGGCGCGGTGGTGGGCGTGATCGAATCAAAGCGCCCGTTCATCGTTGCGATCGTCACGCACTGGCGACGCGCTGCGTTCCACCAGTTGGTGTAGCTGCGATCGTCACTCTTCGAACCACCGGTGTTGACGTAGCCGCGGCGCTGCAGTTCACCCTCGGACTGGCCCGCGCGGGCACCTACCATGTCGTCCAGCCCCGTCGATTGCGCGCCGGCGCTCGTTGGCAAGGTAGTCGATAATAGAAGCGTGACGACGATGGCCATCGCACTTGCCACATTGCGCATCGTCATTCTCCCAGGTCGTCGACGGTAACTCAGGACATCATAGACGCTTACGGCTGTAGAACGGCCGCGTCCATGACGGTAAGCGGCTCGCCTGCGCTGGTACCGACCGGCGATTGCGTGATCAGGATCGTCGTACCTGGCCATAGAGCCCGCTCGCCGCCGTCACCAACGGCGCCGCCATCCGCGCCGAAGGCGGCATCGTACCGACGATCGTTTGACGGCAGACCTCGGGCGGTTCGGCGTCAGGCGACGGTGACGGGATCGACGACGACGGCGGTCCGCTCGGCAAGGTCGGCGATGAGCGAAGCGTAATGCTGGAAATGCGGACTTTCGCGGTGCGCGGCGACCGCATCGGCATTGCGATACAATTCGTCGAGCACGAAGCGGTCGGCATCCGCCCGGTCCTGCCAGAGGTCGTAACGCAGATTGCCGGCCTCGGCGCGGCTCGGCGCGATCATGCCATCCAGCAGTGCGCGCAGCGCCGTGGCTTTACCGGGATGGGCGGAGAGGATCGCGATGATCTTGACGTTGGCAGGCATGGCAATGGTCCTCGAACCGGGGGAAGATGCGGCAGAGCGCGGTAGCAGCGCTCCGCCGGTCATGCGCGTGCTCACGCGGTCGCGAGCGAACGATCGAGGGCGTCGATCAGCGCCGCGGCAAGCTGATGGTCGGATGCAGGATTCTGGCCGGTGATCAACTCGCGATCGACGACGACGTTAGGGGCGAAGTCAGTGGCGGTGGCGGACACCTCGCCACCCGCGAGCCGCAGCGCTGCCGGCATGTCGAACTCAAGCGTCCCCTTAAGCAGATGCTCCTCGGCGACGCGTTCCTCGCTCGCGGAGAACACCGTCA contains:
- a CDS encoding antibiotic biosynthesis monooxygenase, with protein sequence MPANVKIIAILSAHPGKATALRALLDGMIAPSRAEAGNLRYDLWQDRADADRFVLDELYRNADAVAAHRESPHFQHYASLIADLAERTAVVVDPVTVA
- a CDS encoding glycoside hydrolase family 127 protein; its protein translation is MLVSRRFLLAGVSAVAIMPIGGAAFAGQVRQSVKPVPARFVRLKPSLFADAFEANRRYLLELDPERLLHNFYVSAGLPAPKPVYGGWEAMGIAGHMMGHWLSACALVIANTGDRQLSARLDHALAEMARIQTTHGDGYCGGTTVERDGKVVDGKIVFDELRRGDIRSGGFDLNGGWVPLYTWHKVHAGLLDAHILANNPRAMPIMLGIAGYLASVLEPLTDEQMQRVLAAEHGGLNETYAETYALTGDRRWLRMAEKIRHKAVLDPLTVQQDRLSGLHANTQIPKVIGLARLHELTGKPAHATAARFFHDRVAHHHSYVIGGNSEREHFGQPDMLSARVTEATCEACNSYNMMKLTRYLYGWQPDASWFDYYERVQLNHIMAHQHPETGRFVYFMPLAPGARRVFSSAEDSFWCCVGSGIESHAKHADSIWWSDAATLYVNLFIPSELDWPERELGITLDTKMPSSGTATLTFRRAPAKSQELAVRLPGWAQNPVITLNGEAITPKVRNGYAVIDRPWKADDALRVTLPMTLKAEPLPGDPSVVAFTHGPLVLAADLGAAAEQYDGVGPALVTAAAATAVLTPSDVDGAFRAIGALDEKLIFRPFFSQYDRRAAVYIPTFTPEGWTRARTDYVAAQEAARTLARRTVDVVHLGEMQPERDHGFSAAHSEIVNWSGRAARRLRPGETMRMILARRPGPAILRLLVAAGDAGREMAITVDGQTLGKGRPAGDATGNLVSVDYIVPSSGTQGSPNVEVTVAAQKEDAVVYEIRMLSAPNGLASVT
- a CDS encoding TonB-dependent receptor, coding for MNVSNIRYVRAVLFAGTCILPWSSLVAQGPSIAADGKAVTPRAGDIVVTGRSLADDGQVALPITVLAGDELAHRRRGGLGETLAGLPGIHLDNFGGGASRPVIRGQTLPRIEILSDGANVFDAASVSPDHAIATDPLLLDAIEIQRGPAAVRYGGNAMNGAINLIDGKVPKSIPAGGLSGATEVRHGTGDQEKTVVGRVTAGIGAFAVHVEGSSRSSEDYDVPDAYGSDKLRDSFADSASYSAGASWITSKGYLGAAYTRQTNSYGLPGHSHANGACHTHAIRLHCAIHGSITHPFRGLDDTLPATIDLRSDRVDIRGDYDSLVPGLDHLRMRFSYTDYAHRELDGRLVFAIYTNKVYDGRVEATHQPVLGFTGTLGVQYTSGLFGGIGSSRPNIRDNQEKFRTDDLGVFLTERRSIGVVDFAIAARKDWRTINVVHRPYEELLPASFIAKLTPEELTKAKAVFARSFELNFPESDVSPFSMSLSVTANMSDGFFAGVSLGRSQRAPGVRELYARNNNLATSSYEIGLARTEFLRDLPRPVSNILETAKSIDANFGKKGGTIEFDVGLYYKNIDNYIFARFLSSEPGAILLAYTPADVRFLGVDGQISYRLDARSQVTVYGDYVDADLKSTNDNLPRLPPGRLGVRYALTEGPITADVDYSRTFAQNRFASYETRTAGYDNLNATFAYRFDTGLGRSVEFYLRGANLTNQLAFAHTSFVKNQSPLRGRNVVLGMRHQF